One segment of Calditerrivibrio sp. DNA contains the following:
- a CDS encoding gamma-glutamylcyclotransferase translates to MTFNKPVFIDKFFLYGTLKSDGPFYKLFSHFVLKNEPAYTYGTLGVRKGYPTFFVEGNYKVYGELVTVFNVRDVIEFLEPQYNDKVNTIIDVYKEGESDPIKAYCFVCTKGIKGVQILESGIWDNKNVNYREIV, encoded by the coding sequence ATGACTTTTAATAAGCCTGTCTTTATAGATAAATTTTTTTTGTATGGGACATTAAAATCAGACGGACCATTTTATAAACTTTTTTCCCATTTTGTTCTAAAAAATGAGCCAGCTTATACCTATGGTACATTAGGTGTAAGAAAAGGGTATCCTACTTTTTTTGTTGAGGGAAATTATAAGGTATATGGGGAATTGGTTACGGTGTTTAATGTAAGGGATGTTATAGAGTTTTTAGAGCCCCAATACAACGATAAAGTCAACACCATCATAGATGTATACAAAGAAGGGGAAAGTGATCCGATCAAAGCTTATTGTTTTGTATGCACAAAAGGTATAAAGGGGGTACAGATACTGGAAAGCGGTATCTGGGATAATAAAAATGTTAATTATAGGGAGATTGTATGA
- the bioC gene encoding malonyl-ACP O-methyltransferase BioC: MLSDRNNFKKISKDYEKNAIVQKNMAQDLINCLSLKVGSYYENILEIGCGTGLLTKLIYRHISYLKLTLNDINRFVDFDNHEYEFLVGDIEDIDLPSDRYDLVISNAVFQWVKDLESLFKKICISLKKRGILAFTTFGSDNLKQIKDITGVGLSYFNLNGYVELLKNDFNLVYVSESREDLYFNDPVEILRHMKLTGVNNIKKIHWTKRDLKGFVDGYSKFKTERGYLLTYHPICFIVEKKTGVGNDF, encoded by the coding sequence ATGCTCAGTGATAGAAATAATTTTAAGAAAATATCAAAGGATTACGAAAAAAATGCAATAGTTCAGAAAAATATGGCCCAAGATCTCATCAACTGTCTATCCCTTAAAGTGGGTAGTTATTACGAAAATATTCTTGAGATAGGCTGTGGAACTGGATTATTGACAAAACTTATATATAGGCACATATCTTATCTTAAACTCACTTTGAATGACATAAACAGGTTTGTGGATTTTGATAATCATGAGTATGAGTTTTTAGTAGGAGATATTGAGGATATAGATTTACCATCTGATAGATATGACCTTGTAATCTCAAATGCTGTTTTCCAATGGGTGAAAGATTTGGAGAGTCTTTTTAAAAAAATATGTATCAGTTTGAAGAAAAGAGGGATACTTGCTTTTACCACATTTGGATCTGATAATTTAAAGCAGATAAAGGATATCACAGGTGTGGGGTTGAGCTATTTTAATTTAAATGGGTATGTAGAATTGCTAAAAAATGATTTTAATTTAGTGTATGTATCAGAGAGTAGAGAGGATCTATATTTTAATGATCCTGTAGAGATCCTTAGACATATGAAACTTACAGGGGTAAACAATATAAAAAAGATTCATTGGACCAAAAGAGATCTCAAAGGTTTTGTAGATGGTTATTCAAAATTTAAGACTGAAAGGGGGTATCTATTGACATATCATCCGATTTGCTTTATCGTTGAAAAAAAGACTGGAGTGGGAAATGACTTTTAA
- a CDS encoding DUF452 family protein, which produces MKVVKKKRKNEELLVFFSGYMMKPEIYEEIDSSDLDIFFIHDYRDFELDSSLWEDVASYFKVYLVAFSFGVSIASSVIKQQNVNIFKSIAVNGTLKPVDDFFGIPESIFLGTLNNLSEESLDRFYRRVFGKNYSKLKHLLSYDLEIAKEELKNLKVFVDETGRLENIYNIAIISENDKIFPPTNQMSFWQNELDFMFVDEDHFPFFRFKSWRELLNAQ; this is translated from the coding sequence ATGAAAGTAGTTAAGAAAAAGAGGAAAAACGAGGAGCTGTTGGTTTTTTTTAGTGGCTATATGATGAAGCCAGAAATCTATGAAGAGATCGATTCATCTGATTTAGATATCTTTTTTATCCATGATTACAGGGATTTTGAATTGGATAGTTCTTTGTGGGAGGATGTGGCATCATATTTTAAGGTATATCTTGTAGCTTTTTCTTTTGGGGTATCTATTGCTTCTTCAGTAATCAAGCAACAAAATGTGAATATATTCAAATCGATTGCTGTAAACGGTACACTTAAGCCTGTGGATGATTTTTTTGGTATTCCGGAGAGTATTTTTTTAGGAACTTTGAATAATTTATCTGAGGAGAGCTTGGATAGATTTTATAGAAGGGTTTTTGGAAAAAACTATAGCAAATTAAAACATCTTCTAAGTTATGATCTTGAAATTGCAAAGGAAGAGTTAAAAAATTTAAAGGTTTTTGTTGATGAAACTGGGAGACTGGAAAACATATATAACATTGCAATTATATCTGAAAATGATAAAATTTTCCCTCCAACAAATCAAATGAGTTTTTGGCAAAATGAATTAGATTTTATGTTTGTGGATGAAGACCATTTCCCTTTTTTTAGATTTAAGAGTTGGAGAGAGCTCTTGAATGCTCAGTGA
- a CDS encoding 8-amino-7-oxononanoate synthase: MVEKLIRRLSNIKEKNNYRTLQYYDKKYSKYIFIEGHRYLNFSSNDYLGISTDVDLLRDFYDSIELDLNWHGFSSASSRLISGNPIIYKMLEEELATFLGKKRAIVFNSGYHMNIGVLPALTDKRDLILSDKLNHASIIDGLRLSEAKHIRYKHLDYDGLEAYLEKNRNGYENVFIVTESLFSMDGDIADLKRLVEIKRRFSCYLYVDEAHSIGVYGNGKGIAYEMGVLDKIDLLAGTFGKAFSSVGGFIATDDLFFELIVNFSRPFIFTTGLPPVVVFWNYFILKKIPTLVEKINKLFMLSKRFRSLLIQMDYKTLGNSYIVPLILGDSNKTLEVSKKLRESGVLVPAIRPPTVPEGTSRLRFSLNSLMDEEDIELVLAGLKGGET, encoded by the coding sequence TTGGTTGAAAAACTGATTAGAAGATTATCTAATATAAAAGAAAAAAATAATTACCGTACGTTACAGTATTATGATAAAAAGTATAGTAAATATATCTTTATTGAAGGTCATAGGTATTTAAATTTTTCATCCAATGATTATCTGGGTATCTCTACTGATGTAGATCTTTTGAGAGATTTTTATGATAGTATCGAACTTGATTTAAACTGGCATGGATTTTCAAGTGCATCATCCAGGTTGATCTCCGGTAATCCTATTATTTATAAAATGCTTGAGGAAGAATTGGCTACCTTTCTGGGCAAAAAAAGAGCTATCGTTTTTAACAGCGGTTATCATATGAATATTGGAGTTTTACCGGCTTTGACGGATAAAAGGGATCTTATCCTTTCTGATAAGCTTAATCATGCAAGTATAATAGATGGACTGCGATTATCTGAGGCAAAACATATAAGATACAAACATCTGGATTATGATGGCCTTGAGGCTTATTTAGAAAAGAATAGAAATGGGTATGAAAACGTTTTTATAGTTACTGAGTCTCTATTTAGTATGGATGGAGATATTGCCGATCTTAAAAGGCTTGTCGAAATAAAAAGAAGGTTCAGCTGTTATTTGTATGTGGATGAGGCCCATTCTATAGGTGTTTATGGCAATGGAAAGGGGATTGCTTATGAGATGGGTGTATTGGATAAAATAGATTTGCTGGCTGGTACTTTTGGCAAGGCTTTTTCTTCGGTGGGTGGTTTTATTGCTACAGATGATCTTTTTTTTGAGCTTATCGTTAATTTTTCGAGACCATTCATATTTACTACTGGGCTTCCACCTGTTGTAGTATTCTGGAACTATTTTATATTGAAAAAGATACCAACATTAGTGGAAAAAATAAATAAACTTTTTATGCTATCAAAGCGCTTTAGATCATTGCTTATTCAGATGGATTATAAAACATTGGGTAATAGCTATATAGTTCCGCTCATATTAGGCGATTCCAATAAAACCCTTGAGGTTTCTAAGAAACTTAGAGAAAGTGGGGTTTTAGTACCTGCAATACGACCACCTACTGTTCCAGAGGGGACATCTAGGCTTAGATTTTCATTAAACAGTTTGATGGATGAAGAAGATATTGAGTTGGTGTTGGCTGGTTTAAAAGGGGGTGAAACATGA
- the bioA gene encoding adenosylmethionine--8-amino-7-oxononanoate transaminase produces the protein MKKNEIIALDKKHIWHPFTQMKDYEQMEHVVIVRGKGVKLYDIDNNYYYDTVSSWWTNVFGHCNKHISHNIRSQLNSLEHVIFAGMTHPYAVKLVSLLTKFLPKELCRFFFSDNGSTAVEVAIKMAFQYWQNKGVIQKTKFVFFENSYHGDTIGAVSVGGIDLYHKLYKPLMFNSYQVKAPYCKRCPFNTLSHTMNADTGCNGECVDELRLLFQEKSHELAAIILEPVVQCAAGMNIYNPVVLKRIRQLCDEFEVLLIFDEVATGFGRTGKMFAFEHAGVIPDIVCLSKGLTGGYLPLALTVTTDWIYNEFYDDYFSYKTFFHGHSYTGNPIACSAAIGTLENFIKKPIHKYRSGSEYFVEKVKGFSEKPYVGDVRFIGFIGAIDIVNPNTGKPYPAIERIGFQIYKESLKNNLILRPLGDTIYWLLPITVKKKDLDLIFLKSQKSIETVLERYSWLKN, from the coding sequence ATGAAAAAGAATGAAATTATAGCATTAGATAAAAAGCATATATGGCATCCTTTTACCCAGATGAAGGATTACGAGCAGATGGAGCATGTAGTTATTGTCCGAGGTAAAGGGGTAAAGCTTTACGATATTGATAATAACTACTATTATGATACAGTTTCCTCTTGGTGGACTAATGTTTTTGGCCATTGTAACAAGCATATTAGCCATAATATAAGGAGTCAGTTAAATTCACTGGAGCATGTAATTTTTGCTGGGATGACACATCCTTATGCGGTAAAACTGGTGAGCTTGTTGACTAAGTTTTTGCCAAAAGAGTTATGCCGTTTTTTCTTTTCTGACAATGGGTCCACGGCTGTAGAGGTGGCCATAAAGATGGCTTTTCAGTATTGGCAAAACAAGGGAGTTATTCAGAAGACAAAGTTTGTTTTTTTTGAAAACAGTTACCATGGGGATACAATAGGAGCAGTAAGTGTGGGAGGTATAGATTTATACCACAAGTTGTATAAGCCTCTCATGTTTAACTCTTATCAGGTAAAAGCACCTTATTGCAAGAGATGCCCTTTTAACACCTTGTCCCATACTATGAATGCAGATACTGGATGTAATGGTGAATGTGTGGATGAACTGAGACTGTTATTCCAAGAAAAAAGTCATGAATTGGCTGCCATTATTCTGGAGCCTGTGGTTCAATGTGCTGCAGGAATGAATATTTATAACCCTGTTGTGCTTAAAAGGATAAGGCAGTTGTGTGATGAGTTTGAGGTGTTGTTAATTTTTGATGAGGTGGCCACAGGTTTTGGAAGGACAGGGAAGATGTTTGCCTTTGAGCATGCGGGGGTGATTCCTGATATAGTTTGTCTATCAAAGGGGTTGACTGGTGGGTACTTGCCGCTGGCGCTTACAGTTACTACCGATTGGATTTACAATGAATTTTACGATGATTATTTTTCTTACAAAACATTTTTTCATGGGCATAGCTATACTGGTAATCCTATTGCTTGTTCTGCTGCCATAGGTACCTTAGAAAACTTCATAAAAAAACCGATACATAAATATCGTAGTGGTTCTGAGTACTTTGTTGAAAAGGTGAAAGGTTTTTCTGAAAAACCTTATGTGGGTGATGTACGATTTATCGGTTTTATAGGGGCTATTGATATTGTCAATCCGAATACGGGTAAGCCTTACCCAGCTATAGAAAGAATAGGTTTTCAGATTTATAAGGAGTCACTGAAAAATAACCTAATCCTCAGACCTCTAGGGGATACCATCTATTGGCTGTTACCAATAACTGTTAAAAAGAAGGATCTTGATCTAATTTTTTTAAAATCTCAAAAGAGTATTGAGACAGTTTTGGAGAGATACAGTTGGTTGAAAAACTGA